A single genomic interval of Anaeromicrobium sediminis harbors:
- a CDS encoding HD domain-containing protein: MDRKFAISLLEKHVTTPHIIKHSYAVEAVMRSLANKLGSQDEEKWAMAGLLHDLDNDTVDWKSDMSLHGPKTIELLKENDFGTEDMYRAILAHNPLNGSRIESDFERALYAADPITGFITAIALVYPDKKLSSVKLKSITKRMKETRFAAGANRQAMKSIEKLGISFNDFAQLSLDAMREISDTLAL; this comes from the coding sequence ATGGATAGAAAATTTGCCATAAGTTTATTGGAAAAGCATGTAACTACACCTCATATTATTAAGCATTCCTATGCTGTAGAGGCAGTTATGAGAAGCCTGGCTAATAAGCTTGGGTCACAAGATGAAGAAAAATGGGCAATGGCAGGATTGCTCCACGATTTAGACAATGACACAGTAGATTGGAAAAGTGACATGTCCCTTCATGGTCCAAAAACTATAGAACTTTTGAAAGAAAATGATTTTGGAACAGAGGATATGTACAGGGCCATATTAGCTCATAATCCTTTAAATGGAAGTAGAATAGAAAGTGATTTTGAAAGGGCTCTATATGCGGCAGATCCAATAACTGGTTTTATAACGGCTATAGCTTTAGTCTATCCAGACAAGAAACTATCTAGTGTTAAATTAAAATCTATTACAAAGAGAATGAAAGAAACTAGATTTGCAGCAGGAGCAAATAGACAAGCTATGAAGTCTATAGAAAAATTAGGAATAAGCTTTAATGATTTTGCCCAATTATCCCTAGATGCCATGAGAGAAATAAGTGATACATTAGCACTATAA
- a CDS encoding YcdB/YcdC domain-containing protein, which translates to MKFIETLAFIAIMVIIVLFPSSSYANEEMSMQDALDELEEFMDENFNKDIKRDYKTTISFDSENNKFEINVENENETMRFLIDDEVYNYRYRDKNDDKILPNITMEEGKEIADEFLKRNIGNRFYNLRLKDDVIIGSQLDNYVFWYKEYMNDVEVDRSFVMVYVDGNTKEITYYDKELKKYDSVDKVKKIINEDDAKKVLKDNLHMKLIKEGEDYIYIPMFGYDAHLVDAKTGEYKNLYKEIIDSEGFECGSIENIINRERATEIYFNNLELSMKYILEEENLKLAYSIKSPEKINGVDGRLIKENDREEEDVHLEEDIYLGEDVYKKELEILYLRNIIDKDYNLETSPTRGEVIKLMSKILGSRILYMGDEIEVLCTDVTRDDPYYEYVQNAIKDNIIENKEEELKLNEEINLEEIKEMILYSIESQSRAERYKEVTLNIFGKYDNKEFNNRDLAYILYNIFSK; encoded by the coding sequence ATGAAATTTATAGAGACGTTAGCCTTTATTGCAATAATGGTTATAATTGTATTATTTCCTAGTTCTTCTTATGCCAATGAAGAAATGTCCATGCAAGATGCACTAGATGAATTGGAAGAGTTTATGGATGAAAATTTTAATAAGGATATAAAAAGAGATTATAAGACTACAATTAGTTTTGATTCTGAAAATAACAAATTTGAAATAAATGTGGAAAATGAAAATGAGACCATGAGATTCTTAATAGATGATGAAGTTTATAATTATAGATATAGGGATAAAAATGATGATAAAATTCTTCCTAATATAACTATGGAAGAAGGAAAAGAAATAGCAGATGAATTTTTAAAGAGAAACATAGGCAATAGATTTTATAATTTAAGATTAAAGGACGATGTTATAATAGGTTCTCAATTGGATAATTATGTATTTTGGTATAAAGAATATATGAATGATGTAGAGGTAGATAGAAGTTTTGTAATGGTATATGTGGATGGAAATACTAAAGAGATAACTTATTATGACAAGGAACTAAAAAAATATGATTCAGTAGATAAAGTGAAAAAAATAATAAATGAAGATGATGCTAAGAAAGTATTAAAAGATAATCTACATATGAAATTGATTAAAGAAGGTGAAGATTATATATACATACCCATGTTTGGATATGATGCTCACCTGGTAGATGCCAAGACTGGAGAGTATAAAAATCTTTATAAGGAGATTATAGACTCGGAAGGGTTTGAATGTGGATCTATTGAAAATATTATTAACAGGGAAAGGGCAACGGAAATATATTTTAATAACTTGGAATTGAGTATGAAATATATACTTGAAGAAGAAAATTTGAAATTAGCATATTCTATAAAAAGTCCTGAAAAAATAAATGGAGTAGATGGACGGTTAATTAAGGAAAATGATCGTGAGGAAGAAGATGTACATTTAGAAGAAGATATATACTTAGGAGAAGATGTATATAAAAAAGAATTAGAAATATTATATCTTAGAAACATAATAGATAAGGATTATAATTTAGAGACAAGCCCTACTCGTGGAGAAGTAATAAAATTAATGTCTAAAATATTGGGAAGTAGAATACTCTATATGGGGGACGAAATAGAAGTATTATGTACGGATGTAACTAGGGATGATCCTTATTATGAATATGTACAAAATGCCATAAAGGATAATATTATTGAAAACAAAGAAGAAGAATTGAAACTAAATGAAGAGATAAACTTAGAAGAAATAAAAGAAATGATTTTATATAGTATAGAATCTCAATCCAGAGCAGAGAGATATAAAGAAGTAACATTAAATATATTTGGTAAATATGATAATAAAGAATTTAATAATAGGGATTTAGCGTATATACTATATAATATTTTTTCTAAATAG
- a CDS encoding CtsR family transcriptional regulator, producing MARISDIIEVFIKELLEEANNSAIEIQRNELANYFKCAPSQINYVLTTRFSLDKGYIVESRRGGGGHIKIVQTNMDKENFIKLILHEIGTSISAMKARSVISVLRDKKFITDREAHIMTSAISDRSLITPMNIKDEVRANIIKGMIISLINFNGR from the coding sequence ATGGCACGCATAAGTGATATTATAGAAGTATTTATAAAGGAATTATTAGAAGAAGCAAATAACAGTGCAATAGAAATACAAAGAAATGAGTTAGCCAATTATTTTAAGTGTGCACCATCTCAAATAAATTATGTTCTCACTACTAGGTTTAGTTTGGATAAGGGATACATAGTAGAGAGTAGACGAGGTGGAGGAGGCCATATAAAAATAGTTCAAACTAATATGGATAAAGAAAATTTTATCAAATTAATACTCCATGAAATAGGAACCTCCATTTCTGCTATGAAAGCTAGGTCTGTAATAAGTGTATTAAGAGACAAAAAATTTATTACAGATAGGGAAGCTCATATTATGACTTCAGCCATAAGTGATAGAAGTTTAATTACTCCTATGAATATAAAGGATGAAGTTAGGGCTAATATTATAAAGGGGATGATTATATCTCTTATAAACTTTAATGGGAGGTAA
- a CDS encoding UvrB/UvrC motif-containing protein, which produces MLCENCNERTATVHLTKIMNNKKTEIHLCELCAKESQKMTMDTPFSINSFLTSILDSIQDSPLKVDYIQTTECDHCKMTYSQFKNLGRLGCSHCYDAFKVKLNPLIKRVQGHEKHVGKIPEKIGGDFIIKREINELKKQLSKSIDKEEFEQAAVLRDKIRDLEKRLKGE; this is translated from the coding sequence ATGCTTTGTGAAAACTGTAATGAAAGAACAGCCACAGTGCACCTTACTAAAATTATGAATAATAAAAAAACAGAAATACATTTATGTGAACTATGTGCAAAGGAATCACAAAAGATGACCATGGATACTCCCTTTTCTATAAATAGTTTTTTAACTAGTATATTAGATTCAATACAAGATTCTCCATTAAAAGTGGACTATATCCAAACTACAGAGTGTGATCATTGTAAAATGACTTATTCTCAGTTTAAGAACCTAGGAAGACTTGGATGTAGTCATTGCTATGATGCTTTTAAAGTTAAATTAAACCCCCTCATAAAAAGAGTTCAAGGCCATGAAAAACATGTGGGTAAAATACCTGAAAAAATTGGTGGAGATTTTATAATTAAAAGAGAAATAAATGAATTGAAGAAACAATTAAGCAAATCCATAGATAAAGAAGAATTTGAGCAGGCTGCTGTATTAAGGGATAAAATAAGAGATTTAGAAAAGAGATTAAAAGGGGAGTAG
- a CDS encoding protein arginine kinase: MTKWIDCSGPDEDVVISSRIRLARNIENIPFPIALTDKSQQQVYDEINKNIGEDPYELKLMKEMTDEDKCILVEKHLISPSLVESSYGGVLLNQDQSISVMINEEDHIRIQSILPGFQLDDTYELADKTDDKLESNIRYSYDERLGYLTSCPTNVGTGMRASVMVHLPGITITDYISRVFQAANQMGLAIRGIYGEGTKFLGNIYQISNQLTLGRSEKEIIENLKHVTRQIIEKERNIRKQLLQDNKIQLEDKIYRSLGILTHARVLQEVECMKLISNLRLGVFLDIIKDIDSSLINKMIIMTQTPYIKTLINTEDINLINTKRSEIVRNLLRT; encoded by the coding sequence ATGACTAAATGGATAGATTGTAGTGGACCAGATGAAGATGTGGTTATAAGCAGCCGAATTAGGCTTGCAAGGAATATAGAGAACATTCCTTTTCCCATAGCCCTCACAGATAAAAGCCAACAGCAAGTTTATGATGAAATAAATAAGAATATTGGTGAAGATCCCTATGAGTTAAAGCTTATGAAGGAAATGACAGATGAAGATAAATGTATACTAGTAGAAAAGCATCTAATAAGTCCTAGCTTAGTAGAATCTAGCTATGGAGGAGTATTATTAAACCAAGACCAATCCATAAGTGTCATGATAAATGAAGAAGATCATATAAGGATTCAATCCATACTTCCAGGATTCCAACTAGATGACACATATGAATTAGCAGATAAAACAGATGACAAGTTAGAAAGCAATATAAGATACTCCTATGATGAGAGACTTGGATATTTAACTTCTTGCCCAACTAATGTGGGAACGGGCATGAGAGCATCTGTAATGGTTCATCTACCAGGAATTACTATTACCGATTATATATCAAGAGTATTTCAAGCAGCAAATCAAATGGGTTTGGCAATTAGGGGCATATATGGAGAAGGAACTAAGTTTTTAGGTAATATATATCAAATATCCAATCAGCTTACATTAGGTAGAAGTGAAAAGGAAATAATAGAGAATTTAAAACATGTAACAAGACAAATTATTGAAAAGGAAAGGAACATAAGAAAACAACTTCTTCAAGATAATAAGATTCAATTAGAAGATAAAATCTATCGTTCTTTAGGAATATTAACCCATGCAAGAGTATTACAAGAAGTAGAATGTATGAAATTAATATCTAATTTAAGATTAGGTGTATTTTTGGACATAATAAAAGATATAGATTCATCCTTAATCAATAAAATGATTATTATGACTCAGACTCCTTATATAAAGACATTAATTAATACAGAAGATATTAACCTTATAAATACCAAGAGGTCAGAAATAGTTAGAAATTTATTAAGGACATAA
- a CDS encoding ATP-dependent Clp protease ATP-binding subunit: MDIFAKFTQKAQRAVLLAQKSAENFKHKYVGTEHILIGLLKEDTGAAYKSLTNLGIKASTVEEKIERLIGSGDNTFTKLLGFTPRSKKVFELSIVEARRLGHNYVGTEHILLGLLKEGEGIGARLLLDAGLGIPKVRNEIMKFLGNQNGNLKEDPYQVEKNTPTLNEYGRDLTDMAKEDKLDPVIGREKEIERVVQILSRRTKNNPCLIGEPGVGKTAIAEGLAQKIMEGNIPEILRGKRVVTLDLASMIAGAKYRGEFEDRLKRVMEELRKAQNVILFIDEMHNIIGAGGAEGAIDASNILKPALARGELQTIGATTLDEYRKHVEKDSALERRFQPITIEEPTIDETIEILKGLRDKYEAHHRVKITDSALKACSELSSRYITDRFLPDKAVDLMDEAASKIRLKIATQPPELKELEEKIEILCKEKEAAVSQQDFERAAFVRDKERSAKEELENRKTDWKKYQASGIVTEEEIAQTVSDWTGVPVKKLAQEESQRLLSMEDILHKRVIGQDEAVKAVSRAVKRARVGLKDPKKPIGSFVFLGPTGVGKTELSKALAESLFGDEDSIVRVDMSEYMEKHAVSRLVGSPPGYIGHDEGGQLTEAVRRKPYSVVLFDEIEKAHPDVFNILLQILDDGRLTDSKGKVVDFKNTVIIMTSNVGAHTIKKQKTLGFAGLVEDEKKNEYEKMKENVMIELKRKFRPEFLNRIDDIIVFHQLYEEDILKIVDLMVENLKERMESLGIGMDITAPAKKLLGEEGYDKEYGARPLKRTITKLLEDGLSEELLKGTISSGDMVVVKVENGKIAFKKK, encoded by the coding sequence ATGGATATTTTTGCTAAATTTACTCAAAAGGCTCAACGAGCCGTATTGCTAGCTCAAAAATCAGCCGAAAATTTCAAACATAAGTATGTGGGAACAGAACATATACTCATAGGTCTTTTAAAAGAAGATACGGGAGCTGCTTATAAGTCCCTAACTAATTTAGGAATAAAAGCTTCCACCGTTGAAGAGAAGATAGAAAGGCTTATAGGTAGTGGAGATAATACTTTCACTAAATTATTAGGATTCACTCCTAGAAGTAAAAAGGTATTTGAACTTAGTATAGTGGAAGCTAGAAGACTTGGTCATAATTATGTGGGAACAGAACATATACTACTAGGTCTATTAAAAGAAGGAGAAGGAATTGGGGCTAGACTTTTATTAGATGCAGGATTGGGAATTCCTAAAGTTAGAAATGAAATAATGAAATTCCTAGGGAATCAAAATGGCAATTTAAAGGAAGATCCTTATCAGGTCGAAAAGAATACTCCGACCTTAAATGAATATGGAAGAGATTTAACAGATATGGCTAAGGAAGATAAATTAGATCCAGTTATTGGTAGGGAAAAGGAAATTGAAAGGGTAGTTCAAATTTTAAGTAGAAGAACTAAGAACAATCCATGTTTAATAGGAGAACCAGGAGTAGGTAAAACGGCTATAGCTGAAGGTCTAGCTCAAAAGATAATGGAAGGAAACATACCAGAAATATTAAGGGGAAAAAGGGTAGTAACTCTAGATTTAGCATCTATGATAGCAGGAGCTAAGTATAGGGGAGAATTTGAAGACAGATTAAAAAGGGTAATGGAAGAACTTAGAAAAGCTCAAAATGTAATCCTATTCATAGATGAAATGCACAATATAATTGGAGCAGGAGGAGCAGAAGGAGCCATAGATGCATCAAATATTTTAAAGCCTGCCCTAGCACGTGGTGAACTTCAAACAATTGGAGCTACCACTCTAGATGAATATAGAAAGCATGTGGAGAAGGACTCTGCTTTAGAAAGAAGATTTCAACCTATAACTATAGAGGAACCAACCATAGATGAAACTATAGAAATCTTAAAGGGACTTAGAGATAAGTATGAAGCCCATCATAGGGTTAAAATAACTGATAGTGCCCTAAAAGCCTGTTCAGAACTTTCTAGTAGATATATAACAGATAGATTTTTGCCAGATAAAGCAGTAGATTTAATGGACGAAGCTGCATCTAAAATAAGGCTTAAGATAGCTACTCAACCACCAGAACTGAAAGAGTTAGAAGAAAAAATAGAAATATTATGTAAAGAAAAGGAAGCGGCTGTTAGTCAACAGGATTTTGAAAGGGCAGCCTTCGTAAGGGATAAGGAAAGGTCTGCTAAGGAAGAATTAGAAAATAGAAAAACAGATTGGAAGAAATATCAAGCTAGTGGAATAGTTACAGAAGAAGAAATTGCGCAAACCGTATCAGATTGGACAGGAGTTCCCGTTAAAAAATTGGCTCAAGAAGAGTCACAAAGACTTCTAAGTATGGAAGATATTCTTCATAAAAGGGTAATAGGTCAAGACGAAGCAGTAAAGGCTGTGTCTAGGGCTGTAAAAAGGGCTAGAGTAGGTCTTAAAGATCCTAAAAAACCAATAGGGTCCTTTGTGTTCCTCGGTCCTACAGGTGTGGGAAAAACAGAATTATCAAAGGCCTTAGCTGAAAGTTTATTTGGTGATGAGGATAGTATAGTTAGGGTAGATATGTCTGAATATATGGAAAAGCATGCCGTATCTAGATTAGTAGGTTCACCTCCAGGATATATAGGGCATGATGAAGGCGGACAATTGACAGAGGCTGTGAGAAGAAAGCCCTATAGTGTAGTGTTATTTGATGAAATAGAAAAGGCCCATCCAGATGTATTTAATATATTACTTCAAATATTAGATGATGGAAGATTAACTGATTCTAAAGGAAAAGTAGTAGATTTTAAAAACACAGTTATAATAATGACTTCAAATGTGGGTGCCCATACTATTAAAAAGCAAAAGACACTTGGCTTTGCTGGGTTAGTAGAAGATGAAAAGAAAAATGAATATGAGAAGATGAAAGAAAATGTTATGATAGAATTAAAGAGAAAGTTTAGACCAGAGTTTTTAAATAGGATAGATGACATAATAGTGTTCCATCAATTATATGAAGAGGACATATTAAAGATAGTAGATCTAATGGTGGAAAATTTAAAGGAAAGAATGGAAAGCTTAGGAATAGGTATGGATATAACTGCTCCTGCTAAAAAGCTTTTAGGAGAAGAAGGCTATGATAAAGAATATGGAGCCAGACCCCTTAAAAGAACTATCACTAAATTATTAGAAGATGGATTGTCAGAAGAGTTATTAAAAGGCACTATCTCAAGTGGAGATATGGTAGTTGTAAAAGTGGAAAATGGAAAAATTGCTTTTAAGAAAAAATAA
- a CDS encoding ACT domain-containing protein has translation MDKKFFIVHKKILPEVFEKVLEAKELLRTGKAKGITEATQKTGISRSTFYKYKEYVSLPSQLEGGQKATVTLLLDHLPGVLSKLLNEIADMEINVLTINQDIPINGIANVSMTFDRSRCQLPMDEIIGHLKSIEGTNKVSLVAME, from the coding sequence ATGGATAAAAAATTTTTTATTGTACATAAAAAAATATTACCTGAAGTATTTGAAAAAGTATTAGAGGCAAAGGAATTACTAAGAACCGGAAAAGCTAAAGGGATAACAGAAGCTACTCAAAAAACGGGCATAAGTAGAAGTACTTTTTATAAGTATAAGGAATATGTATCTCTGCCTTCTCAATTAGAAGGAGGGCAAAAGGCTACGGTCACTCTTTTACTAGATCATCTGCCAGGAGTATTATCTAAGCTTTTAAATGAAATTGCAGATATGGAAATTAATGTGCTTACTATAAATCAGGATATTCCTATAAATGGTATAGCCAATGTGAGCATGACATTTGATCGTTCAAGATGCCAGTTACCAATGGATGAAATAATAGGACATTTAAAAAGTATTGAAGGAACTAACAAGGTGAGCCTTGTGGCTATGGAGTAA
- the radA gene encoding DNA repair protein RadA, giving the protein MAKKVKSVFVCQECGNESPKWMGQCICGAWNSFVEEKPVKNYTKSPTLTSSTYPQPINKIKTANYERVDTHIGELNRVLGGGLVKGSLTLISGEPGIGKSTLILQASHKIAKHHGTVLYVSGEEAEEQIRMRAERLDAIHENVMVVSETNVDVIENYIKEIKPAFIIIDSIQTLFKPDLSSAPGSVSQVRECSNVLMRIGKGNDIPIFIVAHVTKTGDLAGPRILEHLVDTVLSFTGERTQEFRVVRAVKNRFGTTSEIGVFEMKEEGLVEVGNPSEIFLDSLSSDVEGAIVVSSLEGTRPILLEIQALVAPTNLGFARRTAVGIDLNRLNLMLAVLEKKVGLPLTNQDVYVNVVGGLKPEGTSSDLGLALAIYSSMRGISIQTTKVLAIGEISLTGELRPVSHIGKMIKEASKMGFKKCIVPYKSVKKMENIEGIKIIGVKSLKEAINGMFYSK; this is encoded by the coding sequence ATGGCGAAAAAAGTAAAAAGTGTTTTTGTATGTCAAGAATGTGGAAATGAAAGTCCTAAGTGGATGGGTCAATGTATTTGTGGAGCATGGAATTCTTTCGTAGAAGAGAAGCCAGTAAAAAATTATACTAAATCTCCTACTCTAACTAGTTCTACATATCCTCAGCCTATAAATAAAATAAAGACTGCAAATTACGAAAGAGTAGACACACATATAGGTGAATTAAATAGAGTATTAGGGGGTGGTCTTGTAAAAGGATCACTTACACTCATATCTGGAGAGCCAGGTATAGGTAAATCAACTCTTATATTACAAGCTTCTCACAAAATAGCTAAGCATCATGGTACTGTTTTGTATGTTTCTGGAGAAGAGGCAGAAGAACAGATTAGAATGAGAGCTGAGAGACTTGATGCCATTCATGAAAATGTAATGGTAGTATCGGAAACTAACGTAGATGTAATTGAGAATTATATTAAAGAAATTAAACCTGCATTTATTATTATAGATTCTATTCAAACCTTATTTAAACCAGACTTATCTTCTGCACCAGGAAGTGTATCACAAGTAAGAGAATGTAGTAATGTACTTATGAGAATAGGAAAAGGAAATGATATACCTATATTCATAGTTGCCCATGTAACTAAAACAGGGGATTTAGCAGGGCCTAGAATTTTAGAACATTTAGTAGATACAGTACTTAGTTTTACAGGAGAAAGAACTCAAGAATTTAGAGTTGTGAGGGCTGTAAAAAACAGGTTTGGAACTACTAGCGAAATAGGAGTATTTGAAATGAAAGAAGAGGGGTTAGTAGAAGTAGGTAACCCTTCAGAGATATTTTTAGACAGTTTAAGCTCCGATGTGGAAGGGGCTATAGTAGTTAGCTCATTAGAAGGAACAAGACCAATACTTCTTGAAATCCAAGCATTGGTTGCTCCTACTAATCTGGGATTTGCAAGGAGAACTGCCGTAGGCATAGATTTAAATAGATTAAATCTAATGTTAGCCGTTTTAGAGAAGAAAGTAGGATTACCTCTTACTAATCAAGATGTGTATGTAAATGTAGTAGGAGGATTGAAACCAGAAGGAACTTCTAGTGATTTAGGACTTGCTTTAGCCATATACTCTAGTATGAGAGGAATTAGTATACAGACTACTAAAGTGTTGGCTATAGGAGAGATAAGTCTTACAGGGGAACTAAGACCCGTATCACATATTGGCAAAATGATAAAGGAAGCTTCTAAAATGGGATTTAAAAAGTGTATAGTGCCGTATAAGAGTGTAAAAAAAATGGAGAATATAGAAGGAATAAAAATTATAGGAGTAAAATCCTTAAAAGAAGCAATAAATGGAATGTTTTACAGTAAATAG